CACGCCGGGATCGTGCTGGCTGCCGTCCGTCCACCCCGGCGATCGGCGCCTACGCACCGGACGGCGGCCGCTCGAGCGCCTCCGCCTCCTCGGCGGCGTCGTCCACCGCCCGGGGGTCGGCGGGCTGCCCCTCGCCCCGCTGGTCCTCGGTGGTCTCGGGCCGGCCGGACGGCGCCGCCGGGCCGCCGTCGTTCGTGTCGGGTCGCATGACCGGCGTTCTACCCCGGCGCCGCGCCGCCACGCCCGCCGGGCGGAGGCGCCGGCCCACTAGACGGCTCCGTTGCGACCCGTCGGTGGAGTCGGGCGGCGAGGCCGGCGAACGTTCGCCCCATGGGACTACCGGCGGGGCAGCCACCCCTCGGGGTCGATGGCCGCCCCGCCCCGGCGCACCTCGAAGTGGAGATGCGACCCGGTGACCGACCCGGTGGTGCCGATGGCGCCGAGCGACTGGCCGGTGACCACGTCCTGGCCGGCCCGCACCGTCACCTTCGACAGGTGGGCGTAGATGCTGGTGAGGTCCCCGTGGTCGAGGATCACCACGGTGCCGTAGCCCGAGTACCCGGCCGGCGCCGGTCCGGCGTGGACCACCGTGCCGGCCGCAGCCGCGGTCACCGGGTCGCCGGTGGCGCCGTCGATGTCGACGCCGGGGTGACGGGCGGCACCGCGGCGCTCGCCGTACCAGCCGGTGAGCTGGCCACGGGCGGGCCACGCCACGGGCGGGGGCGGCGCCGGCTCGGAGCGGGAGGCGGCCTGGGGCCGGTGCAGACGCCCGGCCACCGCCGCCGCCAGCTCCGCGTACACGGGCGTCTCACCGGGCGCGGTCGCCGACCGGGCCGGCGGCGAGGTTGCCGGTTCGGCGAACACCACGGCCCAGATGAAGCCCGCCGATCCCCAGACGGCCGTTCCCCGGACCAGGCGTGCGATGCGCGCCCGAAGACGCCGTGGCCGTCGCATCTGGTCCCGTACCAGTTCGCCGCCGGGCCCGTTCCTCCTGCTCACGCCCCGGCGACCAGCCGGGAGCCTCAGCGCTCGAAGACCTCTTCGGGGTCCTCGCCGCCGAAGACGACCTTCTCCACGAAGCTCTCCGGGAGGGTGGCGGCGCCGATGCCCACGGTCAGCCAGAGCAACCCGACGATGCCCGTGATGGTGACGCGGCTGCCGCTCTTGTCGCTGCACGCCTTTTCCTCACGGTTGACGAGGAATCCCTCGGTGGCCCGCTCCTTGGGATCGGCGCCCTTCAGCGCCGACTCGCAGTCGAGCCCCCCCGCCGCCTCGAAGGGCAGGAGCAGGAAGCCGAGGCAGCCGATGACCCCGATGCCGATGACCAGCAGGCACCGCAAGGCGATGCTGTCCTGCTTCACGACGACCTCCCCGCACGGCGGCGGGAGGAGTGCTCGGAGGGGTCGGTCGGGGCGGCGGCGGGCGGTGCGCCGGGCCGCTCGCAGGAGCGCGGGCTTCGGGTCACCCGGTCATCGTGTCACGCCCCGCCGCTCCCGGGTAACCGAACGTGGCGGCGCACCCCGCCCGGGGACGCGTTGTCACACCCCCCGTTCATACTCGGGGACATGGAACGACAGCTGATCCTCCTCGACGACGACGGGGCCGACTGGCGCCTCGACGAGGCCACCCGGGAGCGGGGCCGCCAAGGCGTCGCCCAGGCCCGCGCCGCCCTCCGGGCCGCCTCCCGCCCGGTCGCCGCCTGACCGGGGCTACGGCGCCGGCGCCTCCGCCGTCCTGGCGTCCTCCAGGAACGACGCCAGGCGTCGCACGTCGTCCGGCCCGAGCCGCACCGTGCCCACGCACACGTCGGCCCGCCAGATGCTGAGCACCACCACCCCCGCCTCGGCGTGCCACGTCACCCGCAACGCCTGGCCCCGCTCGTCGAGGAACAGCTGGCCCACGACGAGAGGGTACCGGGACGCGGGTCTCCGGGCTCGCGGAGCGCCGGCGGCGGCCAAGATGGCGACCGTGCGCACCGCCCGCGTCATGCTCGCCGCCGCCGTCGTGCTCGCCGGCGCGGCGTGCGGGCGGGACACGTCGCCCTCGCCGTCGCACGCCGCGGCCGACGCGGGCCGGGCCGAGATCACCCGGGTGGTGGACGGCGACACCGTCCGCGTCACCATCGGCGGCGCCGAGGAGCGGGTCCGCCTGATCGGCATCGACACGCCGGAGACGCACGGCCAGGGCGGGCTGCGCGAATGCTTCGGGGCGGAGGCGAGCCGCCGCATGACCGAGCTGCTCCCGCCGGGCACGCCCGTCCGCCTGGTGCGCGACGTCGAGGCGCGGGACCGCTACGACCGGCTCCTCGCCTACGTCTACCGGGCGTCCGACGGGCTCTTCGTCAACCTGGCCATGGCGCGTGAGGGCTTCGCCACCACGCTCACCTACCCGCCCAACGTCGCCCACGCCGACGAGCTCGTGGCGGCCGTGCGGGCCGCCCGCCAGGCCCGGCGGGGGTTGTGGGGGCGCTGCGGCGGGCCCGACGTGTCGCTGCCCGCGGGCGGCGGCAACGGCGAGGGCGGCTGACCCGGCGGCACCGCCGGGGCTACGGTCCCGGGCGTGCGCACCGTCGCCGAACGACTCGGGTTCCCCACCGACGCCAAGGTCCTCCTGGT
This DNA window, taken from Acidimicrobiales bacterium, encodes the following:
- a CDS encoding M23 family metallopeptidase, with the translated sequence MRRPRRLRARIARLVRGTAVWGSAGFIWAVVFAEPATSPPARSATAPGETPVYAELAAAVAGRLHRPQAASRSEPAPPPPVAWPARGQLTGWYGERRGAARHPGVDIDGATGDPVTAAAAGTVVHAGPAPAGYSGYGTVVILDHGDLTSIYAHLSKVTVRAGQDVVTGQSLGAIGTTGSVTGSHLHFEVRRGGAAIDPEGWLPRR
- a CDS encoding thermonuclease family protein; its protein translation is MRTARVMLAAAVVLAGAACGRDTSPSPSHAAADAGRAEITRVVDGDTVRVTIGGAEERVRLIGIDTPETHGQGGLRECFGAEASRRMTELLPPGTPVRLVRDVEARDRYDRLLAYVYRASDGLFVNLAMAREGFATTLTYPPNVAHADELVAAVRAARQARRGLWGRCGGPDVSLPAGGGNGEGG